A genomic stretch from Pithys albifrons albifrons isolate INPA30051 chromosome 28, PitAlb_v1, whole genome shotgun sequence includes:
- the LOC139683596 gene encoding bile acid receptor-like isoform X1 produces the protein MKQCSWEQGMANTFVTVPDGYCLPEPIQYYDVLPEHINYQLQDTDFQPAPYCQYSAVPVPAPALQPQPPPSPYGTYGLDPPYSEGSCVGSSCELGKPPFVAPHVDDGGYQGLKRPRLTHSVRLKGQEELCVVCGDKASGYHYNALTCEGCKGFFRRSITKNAVYRCKNGGHCEMDMYMRRKCQECRLKKCKAVGMLAECLLTEVQCKSKRLRKNFKQKSSFLCNIKLEDEGLNSKQVSSTTRSVKIPEKMELTPGEHQLLDHIVAAHQKYTIPLEEAKKFLQESASPEESFLHLSETAVVHVQVLVDFTKRLPGFESLASEDQIALLKGSTVEAMFLRSAQIYNQRMECPPATSESHARLSDHRTCYHIQSLDKNIYSMEMSHSEESPTSTTTTGLTEEFITALFYFYRTMGELKVTETEYALLVATTVFFSDRPLLRDKRHVEELQEPLLRLLYKHSKLQHPSDPQRFARLLGRLTQLRSLRHAHAGALRARDPRLAAPLRDLWDLH, from the exons ATGAAGCAGTGCAGTTGGGAGCAGGGCATGGCCAACACCTTTGTCACCGTGCCCGACGGGTATTGTCTGCCCGAGCCCATCCAGTACTATG ATGTTTTACCAGAGCACATCAACTACCAGCTGCAAGACACGGACTTCCAGCCTGCCCCTTACTGCCAGTACTCAGCAGTGccagttcctgccccagccctgcagccccagccccctccaTCCCCCTATGGCACCTACGGCCTGGACCCTCCCTACAGCGAGGGATCCTGCGTGGGCAGCAGCTGCGAGCTGGGCAAACCCCCCTTCGTGGCTCCCCACGTGGATGATGGGGGGTACCAGGGCTTGAAGAGGCCCAGACTGACCCACTCGGTGAGGCtgaaggggcaggaggagctctgTGTTGTGTGTGGGGACAAGGCCTCTGGATACCACTACAATGCCCTGACCTGTGAGGGCTGCAAAG GGTTCTTCCGACGCAGCATAACCAAGAACGCCGTGTATCGATGCAAGAACGGCGGCCACTGCGAGATGGACATGTACATGAGGAGGAAGTGCCAGGAATGTCGCCTGAAGAAGTGCAAAGCTGTGGGAATGCTGGCAGAAT GTTTGCTGACTGAAGTCCAGTGCAAGTCAAAGCGACTCAGGAAGAATTTCAAGCAGAAGAGCAGTTTCCTTTGCAACATAAAGCTGGAAGATGAGGGACTGAATAGTAAACAAGTATCATCTACAACAAGATCTGTAAAA ATCCCAGAGAAGATGGAACTTACTCCAGGGGAACATCAGCTTCTCGACCACATTGTAGCAGCACACCAAAAATACACAATTCCCCTTGAGGAAGCCAAGAAGTTT CTACAAGAAAGTGCAAGTCCTGAGGAAAGTTTTCTCCACCTCTCTGAGACAGCTGTTGTCCATGTCCAAGTGTTAGTGGATTTCACAAAAAGACTTCCAG GATTTGAAAGTTTAGCCAGTGAGGACCAGATTGCACTGCTGAAAGGGTCCACAGTGGAGGCGATGTTCCTGCGGTCAGCCCAAATATACAACCAGAGAATGGAGTGCCCACCAGCCACGAGTGAGA GTCATGCAAGACTTTCTGATCACAGGACATGTTATCACATTCAAAGCCTTGATAAAAACATTTATTCCATGGAAATGTCTCACAGCGAAGAGAGTCCAACTTCCACTACTACCACAG gCTTAACTGAGGAGTTCATCACTGCCCTGTTCTACTTCTACAGAACCATGGGGGAACTCAAAGTCACTGAGACTGAGTATGCTCTGCTCGTAGCAACCACCGTGTTCTTCTCAG ACCGCCCGCTGCTGAGGGACAAGCGGCAcgtggaggagctgcaggagccgcTGCTGCGGCTGCTGTACAAGCACTCGAAGCTGCAGCACCCGTCGGACCCGCAGCGCTTCGCGCGGCTGCTGGGGCGGCTCACGCAGCTGCGCTCGCTCCGCCACGCCCACGCGGGGGCGCTGCGCGCGcgggacccgcgcctggcggCGCCGCTGCGAGACCTCTGGGACCTCCACTAG
- the LOC139683596 gene encoding bile acid receptor-like isoform X2: MKQCSWEQGMANTFVTVPDGYCLPEPIQYYDVLPEHINYQLQDTDFQPAPYCQYSAVPVPAPALQPQPPPSPYGTYGLDPPYSEGSCVGSSCELGKPPFVAPHVDDGGYQGLKRPRLTHSVRLKGQEELCVVCGDKASGYHYNALTCEGCKGFFRRSITKNAVYRCKNGGHCEMDMYMRRKCQECRLKKCKAVGMLAECLLTEVQCKSKRLRKNFKQKSSFLCNIKLEDEGLNSKQVSSTTRSVKIPEKMELTPGEHQLLDHIVAAHQKYTIPLEEAKKFLQESASPEESFLHLSETAVVHVQVLVDFTKRLPGFESLASEDQIALLKGSTVEAMFLRSAQIYNQRMECPPATSESHARLSDHRTCYHIQSLDKNIYSMEMSHSEESPTSTTTTEPWGNSKSLRLSMLCS, encoded by the exons ATGAAGCAGTGCAGTTGGGAGCAGGGCATGGCCAACACCTTTGTCACCGTGCCCGACGGGTATTGTCTGCCCGAGCCCATCCAGTACTATG ATGTTTTACCAGAGCACATCAACTACCAGCTGCAAGACACGGACTTCCAGCCTGCCCCTTACTGCCAGTACTCAGCAGTGccagttcctgccccagccctgcagccccagccccctccaTCCCCCTATGGCACCTACGGCCTGGACCCTCCCTACAGCGAGGGATCCTGCGTGGGCAGCAGCTGCGAGCTGGGCAAACCCCCCTTCGTGGCTCCCCACGTGGATGATGGGGGGTACCAGGGCTTGAAGAGGCCCAGACTGACCCACTCGGTGAGGCtgaaggggcaggaggagctctgTGTTGTGTGTGGGGACAAGGCCTCTGGATACCACTACAATGCCCTGACCTGTGAGGGCTGCAAAG GGTTCTTCCGACGCAGCATAACCAAGAACGCCGTGTATCGATGCAAGAACGGCGGCCACTGCGAGATGGACATGTACATGAGGAGGAAGTGCCAGGAATGTCGCCTGAAGAAGTGCAAAGCTGTGGGAATGCTGGCAGAAT GTTTGCTGACTGAAGTCCAGTGCAAGTCAAAGCGACTCAGGAAGAATTTCAAGCAGAAGAGCAGTTTCCTTTGCAACATAAAGCTGGAAGATGAGGGACTGAATAGTAAACAAGTATCATCTACAACAAGATCTGTAAAA ATCCCAGAGAAGATGGAACTTACTCCAGGGGAACATCAGCTTCTCGACCACATTGTAGCAGCACACCAAAAATACACAATTCCCCTTGAGGAAGCCAAGAAGTTT CTACAAGAAAGTGCAAGTCCTGAGGAAAGTTTTCTCCACCTCTCTGAGACAGCTGTTGTCCATGTCCAAGTGTTAGTGGATTTCACAAAAAGACTTCCAG GATTTGAAAGTTTAGCCAGTGAGGACCAGATTGCACTGCTGAAAGGGTCCACAGTGGAGGCGATGTTCCTGCGGTCAGCCCAAATATACAACCAGAGAATGGAGTGCCCACCAGCCACGAGTGAGA GTCATGCAAGACTTTCTGATCACAGGACATGTTATCACATTCAAAGCCTTGATAAAAACATTTATTCCATGGAAATGTCTCACAGCGAAGAGAGTCCAACTTCCACTACTACCACAG AACCATGGGGGAACTCAAAGTCACTGAGACTGAGTATGCTCTGCTCGTAG